The genomic segment TAAAACCCAAACAGAAGTATGGGGAAGAAAAACGCAATGGCCTTTTAGTATAATCAAGTACTTTGTTTTATCCATGTCCACCAAAGGTGGTGACCCCGTTATTTAACCTGTGACATATTTAGGGTGTAACAATTTTACTAACAAGGTCACTGGCTTTGGTGGACATAGACAACACGGATTACTTGATTATACTAGAAGGCCTCTCTGTTTTTCTTCTTCGCACTTGCGTGTGGGTTTTATAAAGAATGCTCTTTTGACGAGGAGAAACTGGTTGTCGTGGCCGTATAACCATCGTCAACTAGGTCCCCAATTATTCTCCATCCTTTGATAGCATAACCTTTGTAACCTTAAAGCCTTAGTTACACTTCAACCCGAGACGATATAATTACCGTCAACTTGGACCTTGAGTTGCACAACAATCCTAGTTTCTCAGGTGATGGTGTCATACTCACACTACAGGTGAAATTTGAGGTCACCAAGTTTCATGACATCACCATGAACCCaaacacaacttaaaactatGGCTATGTCTCCCTTAAAGCGGGAGAGAAAAAAGTTTTTAAAGCCTAAAAAATTCAACACACAAGcaaagagaaaaataaattttcgTTTATTGAATTAATGGGATAAGAATTTGCATTCATATAAAGGATAGGGCAGGGTAAAAAGGGATTTTTTTATCTTGGAAATCATGGGTTGCAAGGGCTCAAAGGCAGAAGCAATAAAGTTCATCGTGGTTGAAATGGTTAGAGAGAAAACACAAATTGCAGGAGGTAGGGATGGAGTTTGACTCCAAAGATGCTTTTGTAGTTCTATCAAGCTGTATAGCATACAACTTGGCGTCAACTTCACTTTTACATGCTCTTAGTCAGAGAAATATAAGGCAAAGTATGCAATGCGTGAAACAGCATGTCCATGTAAAATCATGGCATCTGTGAGGAAGAAGTCATCGTTTTGAACAATTCGGAAGTTTACCATGCCATATACATGTGTTTTAGATGGTATGTACCACGATGACCAACTTCGACACGAATTGTAACATTTTTTCTCGACATTCTACTACATATGGTGACCCAATTTATTGTTTCTTAGGCATGTCAAAATATCATCCGAAATTGGATTCGAATATGATATCTAACTTTATATTACCTATGGTCAAAGCAAGTCTTAGGATTCTGGTCCTTATTTTGATCGCATACATCTGCAACGAGTTCAATTACATAGTATCGTACCAAAAGGCATGGTTGGCAAAATagaaggcgttggagaagatgtaCAGTGGGTGGGAGAAATCCTACAATGAATTATGGCAATGGTGTTAGGTATTGGAGTGGTACGTGCTAGGTTCTGTAATCGAGCTGCAAATGGAGCCTGCGTATTACGACGACCGTTTGGTCCTTGGAAAAAAGTGTTTTCTACCATTTTTCTTGGATTTTCAAGCAATGTGTAACTGCATTCTGGTACTGTAAGCCACTTGTACAAATTGACGGCAGACTCCTATACGGGAGATATGAGCATAAGTTGTTAACAGCTTTTGCATATGATGGTAATCGAAAAATCCTGCTAATAGCTTTTGTAATAACTCCGAAAGAATTCAatgatgactgagatttcttcTTAACTAATTTGAGAAGGCATGTTGTGTCGTAGCTCAATATGTACATCATTTTCAATAGGGGCGTCAGAATACGAGCCACTTTCGAATGACATTCAAGCCTGTGGAATCGTGCACACCATAGGTATTGTTTGTGTCACATAGGGTCTAACACTATGGGTTGATACCATAAGGATGTGGAGCAGCGACATGCCATTAACATGGGTACGTTGTGCATATAATTGATTTCCTATAAAATAGTTTGGCATATACATTTTAGATTGCTTTTCTTGAATGTGTTGTTGATTGTCATCGATAGAGTACGAGCTCATCCAACATTGTTTCCATGAAATGTTGGAGAGATTGCAGGCTGTAAACCAACTGGAAGCACGGTACCTTGATGGGATACCTCTAGAGAAATGGATGTAGTCGTATGATGGAGGAGTAAGATACGGGCACATGACCTCAAACCTAGCAGAATGCATTAATTCTATATTGAAGGGGACACGTCATTTTCTGGTAACCTCGGTGGTCAAGGAAACATATTTTTGATTGCAGGCTTGTTTCCAAAATGGGTTGAGACATACGTGGGACAACTAAAGGGCGGTCATGTTTGGTGCAAGCTGAAGTTAAAAGATATTGGGGAAAATGAAAAAATCACGAACTCAATGACTTCAGTGTGTCACTCGCAACCAAATCTAGTATTCTGGGTTAAACAGCTCGTTAGACCCAATCGTGGAGTTATTAGTGGAGCGTACCGCGTAGACCTCATACAAATGACATGCGACTGTGGGAGGTTTCAAGCACTTCGTTATTCATGCAGACATGCAATTATCGCATGTGCCTCAGAACGTATGGATTGCATGACCTATGCATATATAATGTTTGGAAATTTGAATTCTCACTTGTCCTTGATGAAAGTGTCACGGGCCAAGGTGtaaagcccgtgaccatggcaTAGGATGCGCCCCATGtaggtctatcgattagatggggattatttagcccacgagaactggcccaATTCCAAGAACTATTTGAGAAGCCTGTCAAATTGAAGCTTGGTTGACCTGATAATGAAGATATGACAACATAAGCTATTTTTGTAAGtaggggaatcatatcttgtagatttgatatgatatgatgtaatcttgtaaatcccaAAAATTAAGGAATAGactaatctcgtccgtcgatataaatgtatcttgaccgttggtttttggggagctcaactataaatagagagcctccccctcacttataaatcatccattgtaagttgaattcttaagagtaatagaattctttgagcatttactcaaacactttgtgtgcattctttctgtggctttctgttgttcttttgtagcttcttttggcacaattgcttccgctatataaattgatgccttagaggaattctaaaggaatcctcacttttgggtgtaaaggctgacttagacgagtttggacgaacggatcgcctaaggctgCATGGATtgtgagatgaaagatctagccccgtgacaaaGCATGTGGCCGCCTACCTCGCAAGCTCCTTTCGAGTTGGGACTCTTCTGATCAATtctttactttatcaaaattttgTACCTAACAAGTCgacgaaaaaaaaaacatgaatgaaaaagtaattgaaataattgtaaattttaaactcataaCATGATATGATACAAAGCAAACCAATTTAATAGATTTGTTTGGCATATTATAAATAAGTGTAGATTTAAGATGTAATACAaattatacaattttaaaattttaagcctaCCTTCTCATGTTTCTTTTTCATCGtatatgtataaattaacctattcATCAGCTGCTTTTGAATATATACTGATTAGCTCAGATAATTGAAGAAAAACAAAGGAACCACCGGCCATGGCAGATGAGAGAAAGAGCATTGAAGAGGTCGAAAGCAGTCCtttgaagaagaaaaacagaTGCATACGATCCATATTCATGCATGCAGATAACGTGGATAGGTTTTTGATGGCTGCTGGTTTCATCGGAGGAGTTGTCGATGGCACTGTTGCACCCTTGATGATATATTTGAATGGCCGTTTGTTTAACAATCTTGATGCTTCAAGCAAAGATGCAGCTGCAGATATGGTCACCCGCAACGTTCACCACGTacgttattatattatttttcactAGTTACCCTCTTGCGTTCCTCAGACTTTCATGAAAAGCTTAATAAACTTAGAACATAATACGTACTGATATCTGACATAGCTTACTACTTAGAAATTAAGTAGTATTTTTTGTTAAGATTCTTTTGGTTTGATTTCGTGGCTGATAGGTTGCATTGTTACTGATTTTGACGGCTTGCGGGGGATGGGTTGGGTGTTTCACAGGTAAGTGAGTTCGAAGTGAATATGGTATTGAAAGTATTAAAAACTAGCCATATGCTAAGCCATTCTTTTCCTCTCTAACTTTCAGAAGGATTTTGCTGGACAAGAACAAGTGAAAGACAAGCCACAAGAATGAGAAGTAGATATTTGAAAGCTATTCTAAGGCAAGATGTAGGCTACTTTGATTTGAACGTAACTAGCACAGCTGAAGTAGTCACAAGCGTTTCCAATGATAGTCTCATAATTCAAGAAGTTATCAGTGAAAAGGTTGTCATCATTTTTATCAATGCTTTTCCGATATTCTGATTACTTTTTGTCATGTTAATTGACTTGTTTATTATATGTATCAGATTCCACACTTGATTGCAAGAGGTACTTCATTTATTGGAGCTTACATAATAGCTTTTCTGGTACTGTGGAAATTAGCTCTTTTGATTTTTCCATTTGTACTGTTGCTGGTGATTCCTAGTTTAATATATGGGAAGATTTTACTGAGTCTGGCAAGGAAGACACAAATGGAGTATAAGTTGGCAAGCACAATTGCAGAACAGGCAATATCTTCAATAAGAACTGTTTATGCCTTTGTTGGTGAAAACAAAACCTCCATTAAGTTTTCTGAAGCTCTACAAGGATCTGTGAAATTGGGGTTGAAGCAAGGGTGGGCAAAAGGTTTGGCCCTTGGAAGCAGTGGTATTACTCACCTTATTTGGGCTTTCGTTACTTACTATGGTAGCAGATTGATCATGTATCATGGAGCCAAGGGAGGAACTATTTACATAGTGGGCACCTGTATTACTTTTGGTGGACAGTAAGAGTTTTAACCTTGAATGCTACTAATTTCATCTCTTTCTGCATAGTTTTTCATTGagatttttaatcatattttctcttttttttcttactGAACAGCTACCTTGTTGCTAGTTTATCTACCTTGAAGCCTTTATTTGAAGCATGTTCAGCTGCAGAGCGTATAAATGAAGTGATAAAAAGAATCCCAAAGATTGATTTAGGCAATATGGAAGGGGAAATTTTGGATAATGTTATGGGAGAAATTGAATTCAAACAAGTTGAGTTTGCATATCCGTCAAGGCTTGAGAACATAATTTTCAAGGATTTTAGTCTCAAAATTCCAGCAGGCAAGGCTGTAGCCTTGGTAGGCAGTAGTGGATCAGGAAAATCCACAGTGATTTCATTGTTGCAAAGGTTTTATGACCCAATTGGAGGAGACATAGCTCTTGATGGGGTTCCTATTTATAAACTGCAGCTCAAGTGGTTTAGGTCACAAATGGGATTGGTCAGTCAAGAGCCTACACTATTTGCAACCACCATTAAAGAGAACATACTTTTTGGCAAGGAAGATGCTGAAATGGAAGAGATTATTGAAGCTGCTAAAGCTTCCAATGCCCATAATTTCATATCAGAGTTGCCTCAAGGATATGACACACAGGTTAGTCTGCTAATCTCTTGCATTTTATATGCTTATTTTGATCAAGATTAAGAATCTAATAGTCTAAAGATAACTTTTTATGTGTGAACAGGTTGGGGAGAGAGGGATTCAATTGTCTGGTGGCCAAAAACAGAGAATTGCCATAGCAAGAGCTATAATAAAAGCACCCAAAATCCTTCTCCTTGATGAGGCAACAAGTGCATTAGACTCCGAATCCGAATGTATTGTGCAAGAAGCTCTTGATAAGGCCTCGGTCGGGCATACAACAATAATCATTGCACACCGcctttctaccattagacatgcAGATTTAATTGCAGTTGTCCAAGATGGCCAAGTCACGGAAACTGGTTCACATGATGAGTTAATGGGAAATGAAATGGGCCTTTATCCCATGCTAGTGCAACTTCAACatacagaacaagaacaagttaaGGAGAAAGGTGATAAAGATTTGTCTATCAATGCGATCGACATAAATGATGCTAGCAGTCATCGACTTTCTTTAGCAAGCCGAACAAGTTCAGCCAATTCGGTAGCAGCCAATCATTCTTCACTATGTGAAGAAATGAATGTTGAGGATAAAAAGTTGCCTGCACCATCTTTTAAGAGATTGTTGGCCATGAATTTACCAGAGTGGAAAGAAGCAATACTGGGATGCTTAGGTGCAGTCTTATATGGTGCAGTGCAACCACTTTCAGCTTTCACAATGGGATTAATGATATCAATGTTTTTTCTCTCAGATCatggtgaaattaaaaaaaaagcaaaggtTTATGCTTTGAGTTTTCTTGGGATTGGTTTGTTTTCACTGATAATTAATGTTATTCAGCATTATAATTTTGCTTACATGGGGGAGCACTTGACAAAGAGGATTAGAGAGGGGATGCTTTCAAAGATACTGACTTTTGAAGTTGGTTGGTTTGACCAAGATGAGAATTCTAGTGGCACTGTTTGCTCTAGACTAGCGAAAGATGCCAGTGTGGTAATGTTCTTTCTTATAGATTAGTAAGAGTGAACTTGTCAGCATTCTTAGTCATAGACTTTGCCTTACTATATTGTCTGAGATGTTTGCAGGTGAGATCTTTGGTGGGCGATCGGATGTCTCTTCTCATGCAAACCATCTCCGGTGTAACTCTAGCTTGTGTCATGGGGTTATTCCTTTCGTGGCGACTTGCCCTTGTAATGATAGTGCTCCAGCCACTCATTATCTTTAGCTTGTACACCCGAATGGTTTTACTCAAAAGCACGTCTAAGAAAGCCATCAAAGCACAACAAGATAGTAGCAAGCTTGCTGCTGATGCGGTGTCGAACCATCGAACCATCACCGCCTTCTCATCTCAAGACCGAATTCTGAAAATGATGGAAAAGGCTTATGAAGGTCCAAGAAAGGAGAGTGTTAGGCAATCTTGGTTTACAGGTCTTGGATTTGGATCAGCTCAATTTCTTACAGCATGCATTGTGGCTTTCAATTTTTGGTATGGTGGCAAACTCATCTCTCAGGGATATATCAGTTCGGAGGCTCTTATCCAAACATTCCTCATTTTGGTTAGCACTGGACTTGTAATAGCTGAAGCTGCAAGCATGACATCGGACTTGGTCAAGAGTTCCGAGGTTGTTGCATCTTTGTTTGCTATCTTAGACCATTGTACAAGAATCGGACCCGATGACTCTAATGGTTACATTGCCGAAGAAATTACAGGCCATGTAGAAATCCATGATGTCGATTTTGCATATCCCGCTAGGCCTAATGTGATCATCCTAAAGAACTTCTCATTCACTGTTGAAGCTGGAAGATCAACAGCATTGGTAGGACAAAGCGGTTCTGGAAAATCAACAATCATTAGTTTAATCGAGAGGTTTTACGATCCTCTCAAAGGAGTTGTGAAGATAGATGGTCGAGATATAAAGTCGTACAACCTAAGGACATTGAGGAAACACATAGCACTTGTTAGCCAAGAGCCAACATTGTTTGTTGGCACAATAAGAGAAAACATCTTATACGGAGCATTAGATGAAACTGATGAATCTGAAGTCATTGAAGCTGCTAAAGCAGCCAATGCCCACGATTTCATTGCAGGCCTTGGAAACGGTTACGAAACATGGTGCGGAGATAGAGGAGTGCAATTATCCGGTGGCCAAAAGCAGCGGATCGCAATCGCCCGAGCAGTACTAAAAAAGCCTACAATCTTACTACTAGATGAAGCAACCAGCGCACTTGACAGTAAATCTGAGAAAGTGGTTCAAGAGGCATTAGAGAGGTTAATGGTGGGGAGAACCAGTGTTGTTGTGGCACATAGGCTAAGCACCATTCAAAACTGTAATCTTATTGCAGTGTTAGAGCAAGGGAAAGTGGTGGAGAAAGGTAACCATTCATCTCTGTTAGCCAAGGGGTCAACGGGAGCTTACTACTCTTTGGTTAATCTTCAAAGAAAAACCCATAATTCTACTCAGTCATTTAAATAAACTTGGGGTATTTTAGATAGAAAAAAATCGACTCAATCATTCTTGATACCATGAAAATCATTAGTGCAAaagtttttttctaaataaaaaaacaGTAATATAAATTTCCTCTGGGTGGCTTC from the Gossypium hirsutum isolate 1008001.06 chromosome D09, Gossypium_hirsutum_v2.1, whole genome shotgun sequence genome contains:
- the LOC107892319 gene encoding ABC transporter B family member 15, yielding MADERKSIEEVESSPLKKKNRCIRSIFMHADNVDRFLMAAGFIGGVVDGTVAPLMIYLNGRLFNNLDASSKDAAADMVTRNVHHVALLLILTACGGWVGCFTEGFCWTRTSERQATRMRSRYLKAILRQDVGYFDLNVTSTAEVVTSVSNDSLIIQEVISEKIPHLIARGTSFIGAYIIAFLVLWKLALLIFPFVLLLVIPSLIYGKILLSLARKTQMEYKLASTIAEQAISSIRTVYAFVGENKTSIKFSEALQGSVKLGLKQGWAKGLALGSSGITHLIWAFVTYYGSRLIMYHGAKGGTIYIVGTCITFGGHYLVASLSTLKPLFEACSAAERINEVIKRIPKIDLGNMEGEILDNVMGEIEFKQVEFAYPSRLENIIFKDFSLKIPAGKAVALVGSSGSGKSTVISLLQRFYDPIGGDIALDGVPIYKLQLKWFRSQMGLVSQEPTLFATTIKENILFGKEDAEMEEIIEAAKASNAHNFISELPQGYDTQVGERGIQLSGGQKQRIAIARAIIKAPKILLLDEATSALDSESECIVQEALDKASVGHTTIIIAHRLSTIRHADLIAVVQDGQVTETGSHDELMGNEMGLYPMLVQLQHTEQEQVKEKGDKDLSINAIDINDASSHRLSLASRTSSANSVAANHSSLCEEMNVEDKKLPAPSFKRLLAMNLPEWKEAILGCLGAVLYGAVQPLSAFTMGLMISMFFLSDHGEIKKKAKVYALSFLGIGLFSLIINVIQHYNFAYMGEHLTKRIREGMLSKILTFEVGWFDQDENSSGTVCSRLAKDASVVRSLVGDRMSLLMQTISGVTLACVMGLFLSWRLALVMIVLQPLIIFSLYTRMVLLKSTSKKAIKAQQDSSKLAADAVSNHRTITAFSSQDRILKMMEKAYEGPRKESVRQSWFTGLGFGSAQFLTACIVAFNFWYGGKLISQGYISSEALIQTFLILVSTGLVIAEAASMTSDLVKSSEVVASLFAILDHCTRIGPDDSNGYIAEEITGHVEIHDVDFAYPARPNVIILKNFSFTVEAGRSTALVGQSGSGKSTIISLIERFYDPLKGVVKIDGRDIKSYNLRTLRKHIALVSQEPTLFVGTIRENILYGALDETDESEVIEAAKAANAHDFIAGLGNGYETWCGDRGVQLSGGQKQRIAIARAVLKKPTILLLDEATSALDSKSEKVVQEALERLMVGRTSVVVAHRLSTIQNCNLIAVLEQGKVVEKGNHSSLLAKGSTGAYYSLVNLQRKTHNSTQSFK